Proteins encoded within one genomic window of Vidua macroura isolate BioBank_ID:100142 chromosome 2, ASM2450914v1, whole genome shotgun sequence:
- the GPR18 gene encoding N-arachidonyl glycine receptor, which produces MTPENSHPEEYRISSLVFYSFVFTVGLLVNATALWVFSCTTKKRTTITVYMMNVALLDLFFIFSLPFRIIYHGTETWTFGDTFCRILGAFTVFYPAIALWLLAFISVDRFMAIVQPKHVKELKNTKKAVLACTGIWIMTLSTTSPLVFLRSDPDQASNFTTCMKMLDIIHLKEVNTLNFCRLIFFFLIPLLIMMGCYLVIIYNFIHGKTSKLKPKAKERSIRIIVTLIAQVLICFVPFHICFAFLMLQDENTSYNPWAAFTTFLMNLSTCLDVILYYIVSKQFQARVISVILYRNYLRSVRRKSFRTGSVRSLNNMNSEMI; this is translated from the coding sequence ATGACACCAGAAAATTCCCACCCAGAAGAATACAGGATTTCATCACTGGTCTTCTACAGCTTTGTGTTCACAGTGGGATTGTTGGTGAATGCCACTGCACTATGGGTGTTCAGCTGCACTACCAAGAAGAGAACAACTATAACTGTATATATGATGAATGTCGCATTACTTGAcctgttttttatattttccttgccttttcGGATAATCTACCACGGGACAGAAACGTGGACTTTTGGAGATACATTCTGCCGGATCCTCGGCGCTTTCACTGTGTTTTATCCAGCCATTGCTCTGTGGCTGCTCGCTTTTATCAGCGTAGACAGATTTATGGCTATTGTCCAGCCGAAACATGTCAAAGaactaaaaaatacaaaaaaagctgtgctggcttgCACTGGAATCTGGATAATGACCCTCTCAACAACATCCCCATTGGTGTTTTTAAGGTCTGATCCAGATCAAGCCTCAAATTTCACCACCTGCATGAAAATGCTAGATATCATCCATTTGAAGGAAGTAAATACACTGAATTTTTGTcgcttgatttttttctttttgatccCCTTGCTTATCATGATGGGGTGTTACCTAGtcattatttataattttattcacGGCAAGACTTCCAAACTGAAGCCTAAGGCCAAGGAGAGATCCATAAGAATTATAGTTACTCTCATTGCCCAGGTACTCATCTGCTTTGTACCATTCCACATTTGCTTTGCCTTCCTGATGTTGCAAGATGAAAATACAAGTTACAATCCCTGGGCAGCCTTTACCACCTTTCTCATGAATCTCAGTACATGTTTGGATGTTATACTGTACTACATTGTTTCCAAACAATTCCAGGCAAGAGTCATCAGTGTAATCCTTTATCGCAATTACCTTCGAAGCGTGCGCAGGAAAAGTTTTCGAACTGGAAGTGTAAGATCACTCAATAATATGAACAGTGAAATgatataa